A window of Bradyrhizobium diazoefficiens genomic DNA:
ACGTCGATGAGCTGGCCCTTGCCGGTGCGATCGCGCTGATACAGCGCGCTCGACACGCCGAACGCGGCGGTGGCGCCCGACAGCACGTCACAGACCGCAAAGCCCGCGCGCGTCGGCCCGGTCTCGGGATGGCCGGTGATCGCCATGATGCCCGACAGCGCCTGCATCTTGCCGTCATAGCCTGGCCGCAGCCGATCCGGTCCGGTCTGGCCGAAGCCGGAAACCGCGCAATAGATCAGCTTGGGATTGATCGCCGACAGCGCGTCATAGCCGATGCCGAGCTTGTCCATCACGCCCGGACGGAAATTCTCCATGACGACGTCGACGGTCTCTGCGAGCTTCTTCACGATCGCGATCGCTTCCGGCTTCTGCAGATCGAGCGTCAGGCTGCGCTTGTTGCCGTTGATGGCCTGGAACGCCGGCGCCAGGCCGCGGTCGGCCCATTCGCGGCTGAGCGGCGTGCGGCGCATGTCCTCGCCCTCGCGCCGCTCGACCTTGATGACATCCGCCCCCAGCAATGCGAGCTGGTAGCTCGCATAGGGACCGGCCAGCACTTGCGTGAAGTCCAGGATCTTCACGCCCTCGAATGGTCGCGTCACGTCGCTCTCCCGTGTGATCGTCGTCATTATCGGAGGACGTCAGGCGGCCCGGTTGCCGCGCGCGATCTCCTTCTGCTTGTCGAATTCGGCGCGGCGGCGCGCCAGCTCTTCCGGCGAAAGCTGCGCGACGTTGTTGTAGTCGAGCTTCCAGGAGGCGTCCTCGCTCCAGCGCAGCGGCGACTGCATCGTCGTCTGCGGGCCGCTCGCGCTCTCCAGCAGCCTCAAGGCCAGCTCCAGCGTCTGCGCCTGCGAGGCGACGTCGTGCGGCTTGCCGGCGGAATTGCCGAGCGGGAAGTCGGAGAACAAGAAGCGCGGCACGGCGGCGTGCTCGATGATGTCCTTGGCGCAACCCATGACCACGGTCGGGATGCCGCCTGCTTCGAGATGCCGCGCCACCAGGGCCGTGGTCTGGTGGCAGACCGGGCAGTTCGGCACCAGCACCGCGACATCGACTTCATCGGCAAGGCAGCGCGCCAGGATCTCCGGCGCGTCGGTGTCGAGGGTGACGCGATGGCTGCGGTTGGTCGGCGCGCCGAAGAAGCGCGGGGCGATTTCGCCGATCCGGCCCGCCGCGCTCGCCTTCAAGAGCTGCGGCAGCGGAAACCAGGTGCCGCTGTCGGTCGCGGAGGTGTGCTTGCGGTCGTAGCCGATGTGCGAGATACGCAGATCGTGCTGCTTCGAGGTGTCGCCGTCATAGACCTGGTAGAACTTTGCGCTGCCGTTATACGCCGCGCCCGGTCCCTGATCGCCCTTGGCAGGATCGTAGGGTGCCGCGGTCGTGATGATAGTCGCGCGCGACGTTGCCAGCGGCTTCTTCAGCGGCTGGAACGGCGCCTGCGTGTAATGCGCCCAGCGATACGGCGTGGTGTAGCCGATCGCCGCGTAATAATCGCGGGTGCGCTGCATGTAGGGGATGGGGGAGTCATGGTCGGGCGCAAAGCCGAATTCGTCGTCGCGCGGAGCGGACATAAGCGCGTCTCCTGGTTCTTGGTTGAGAGGCA
This region includes:
- a CDS encoding glycine reductase; this translates as MSAPRDDEFGFAPDHDSPIPYMQRTRDYYAAIGYTTPYRWAHYTQAPFQPLKKPLATSRATIITTAAPYDPAKGDQGPGAAYNGSAKFYQVYDGDTSKQHDLRISHIGYDRKHTSATDSGTWFPLPQLLKASAAGRIGEIAPRFFGAPTNRSHRVTLDTDAPEILARCLADEVDVAVLVPNCPVCHQTTALVARHLEAGGIPTVVMGCAKDIIEHAAVPRFLFSDFPLGNSAGKPHDVASQAQTLELALRLLESASGPQTTMQSPLRWSEDASWKLDYNNVAQLSPEELARRRAEFDKQKEIARGNRAA
- a CDS encoding CoA transferase, coding for MTRPFEGVKILDFTQVLAGPYASYQLALLGADVIKVERREGEDMRRTPLSREWADRGLAPAFQAINGNKRSLTLDLQKPEAIAIVKKLAETVDVVMENFRPGVMDKLGIGYDALSAINPKLIYCAVSGFGQTGPDRLRPGYDGKMQALSGIMAITGHPETGPTRAGFAVCDVLSGATAAFGVSSALYQRDRTGKGQLIDVSMLEATLAFLSGQIADWSVAGHRQTLSGNQAVSRRTTANLFKCGDGHILLAVNNEKQYRALMSALGREDTLADPRFADWFSRNENEPALRAIIEEALAARPAREWETILEDAGAPCASIWTIEEVIDHPQIAARGAIQELDTPYGRLRFTGSGFRLAHGGGRLDRMAPELGADTDAVLDELGFDAAEIAALRAREIV